The Halodesulfovibrio sp. genome contains a region encoding:
- the bioA gene encoding adenosylmethionine--8-amino-7-oxononanoate transaminase, translating to MSTTQELQAIDRTNVWHPFTQMAEWTQQDQLIIESGKDNWLIDTEGNRYLDGVSSLWTNVHGHCVPEIDEAVQKQLTKIAHTTMLGLASVPATELAKRLVDLLPEGLTRVFYSDSGSTAVEVALKIAFQFQQQAKKGDQNRTKFISMQHAYHGDTIGSVAVGGMDLFHATYKHMLFQGEKVISPYCYRCPFEKEKATCNRECFQHVKDVLTEHGSTAAAFVIEPLVQGAAGQIMHPEGYLTHVRNLCTRHNVILIADEVAVGFGKTGTMFACEQENVTPDIICLAKGISAGYLPLAATVASEEIYNGFLGKHEEFKTFFHGHTYTGNPLACAAGIANLDYFEAHNVMEKLQPKIAHLQKKLAEMQQLPHVGEIRNRGIMTGIELVQDAATKEPYAAAQKIGHAVCMEARKHGVIIRNLGDVIVLMPPLSITISEIDLLCAATTAAIKTVTERA from the coding sequence ATGAGTACTACACAAGAACTGCAAGCAATTGATCGCACAAATGTATGGCATCCGTTCACTCAAATGGCAGAATGGACTCAGCAGGATCAGCTTATTATTGAGAGTGGCAAAGATAACTGGCTCATCGACACCGAGGGGAATCGCTACCTTGACGGTGTTTCTTCACTATGGACAAACGTGCATGGACACTGCGTACCGGAAATCGACGAAGCAGTGCAAAAGCAGCTTACTAAAATAGCCCATACTACCATGCTTGGACTTGCCAGTGTGCCAGCAACCGAGCTTGCAAAGCGGCTTGTCGATCTTCTGCCGGAAGGACTCACGCGGGTATTTTACTCTGACAGTGGCTCCACCGCCGTAGAAGTTGCACTTAAAATTGCGTTCCAATTTCAGCAGCAGGCAAAAAAAGGTGACCAAAACCGCACCAAATTTATTTCCATGCAGCACGCCTACCACGGCGACACCATTGGTTCTGTTGCTGTTGGCGGTATGGATTTATTCCATGCAACATACAAGCACATGCTGTTTCAAGGTGAAAAGGTCATCAGTCCATACTGTTACCGCTGCCCATTTGAAAAAGAAAAAGCCACCTGTAACCGTGAATGTTTCCAGCACGTAAAAGACGTCTTGACCGAGCATGGAAGTACAGCAGCAGCCTTTGTTATTGAACCGCTCGTTCAAGGAGCAGCGGGACAAATCATGCATCCAGAAGGATATCTGACGCACGTTCGCAACTTGTGCACCCGTCACAATGTTATTCTTATTGCAGATGAAGTTGCAGTCGGCTTCGGCAAAACCGGAACCATGTTTGCCTGCGAACAAGAAAACGTGACACCAGATATTATCTGTCTCGCAAAAGGCATCAGTGCAGGCTACCTGCCGCTGGCAGCAACCGTTGCATCTGAAGAAATTTACAATGGATTCCTAGGAAAACACGAAGAATTTAAAACATTCTTTCATGGACACACCTACACGGGAAATCCTCTTGCATGCGCCGCTGGCATTGCGAATCTTGATTATTTTGAAGCCCACAACGTTATGGAAAAACTCCAGCCAAAGATCGCCCATCTGCAAAAAAAGCTCGCTGAAATGCAGCAGCTTCCGCATGTAGGCGAGATACGTAATCGCGGCATTATGACTGGTATCGAACTCGTGCAAGATGCTGCAACCAAAGAGCCATACGCAGCAGCACAAAAGATAGGACATGCGGTCTGCATGGAAGCACGAAAGCACGGTGTCATTATTCGTAACTTAGGAGACGTGATAGTGCTGATGCCGCCGCTCAGCATCACGATCAGCGAAATTGATCTGCTCTGCGCCGCGACCACAGCAGCAATCAAAACAGTTACGGAACGTGCGTAG
- the bioB gene encoding biotin synthase BioB, with protein MPNTTSTVYALCEEVVQSGKGVSRADAETLINLPESATLDLLAGAQRIRSSLTASPSFTCGIVNAKSGKCSENCSFCAQSKYHDTGAPIYPLLDPETLLTRAKELEAGGANRFGIVTSGMALSDNELDTICEAALAITTHTSIKVCGSLGQLSPDMATRLREAGFSSYHHNLETARSHFSAICNTHEYDEDIASVQNALKAGFRVCSGGILGLGENRNQRVELACTLRDLNVPSIPLNFLTPVKGTRLENQPLLAASEALRAIAVFRFILPTQDILIAGGRENTLRDLQALIPMAGANGLMIGNYLTTSGRSMHDDINMLINLGVL; from the coding sequence ATGCCCAATACAACGTCAACTGTGTACGCCCTGTGCGAAGAGGTTGTCCAGTCAGGAAAGGGAGTCAGCCGCGCAGATGCAGAAACCCTCATCAACCTGCCTGAAAGCGCAACACTGGACTTGCTTGCTGGCGCGCAGCGTATCCGTTCTTCCCTCACTGCATCCCCATCTTTCACATGCGGGATTGTTAATGCCAAATCAGGCAAGTGCAGCGAAAACTGCTCGTTCTGCGCGCAATCAAAATATCATGATACAGGTGCGCCAATCTATCCGCTTCTTGATCCGGAAACACTCCTCACTCGCGCCAAAGAATTAGAGGCAGGCGGAGCAAACCGGTTCGGTATTGTCACAAGCGGCATGGCTCTTTCAGATAACGAACTCGATACAATATGCGAAGCAGCTCTCGCCATTACGACACACACCAGCATCAAAGTCTGCGGCTCTCTAGGACAGCTCTCTCCTGATATGGCTACGCGGTTACGTGAGGCAGGTTTTTCTAGTTATCACCATAACTTGGAAACTGCACGCTCACATTTTTCTGCCATATGTAACACGCACGAATATGACGAAGATATTGCTTCTGTACAAAACGCCCTCAAAGCAGGGTTCAGGGTTTGCTCCGGCGGCATTTTAGGTCTTGGTGAAAACCGCAACCAGCGTGTTGAACTTGCCTGTACCCTGCGCGACTTGAACGTACCATCTATTCCGTTGAATTTTCTTACTCCTGTAAAAGGGACACGGCTGGAAAATCAGCCACTCCTTGCTGCATCCGAGGCATTACGTGCCATAGCGGTATTCCGCTTTATCCTCCCGACACAGGATATCCTAATTGCTGGCGGACGCGAAAATACACTCCGAGACCTTCAAGCTCTCATCCCTATGGCTGGTGCAAACGGACTTATGATCGGCAATTACCTGACAACAAGCGGACGCAGCATGCATGACGATATCAACATGCTTATCAATCTTGGCGTCTTATAA
- a CDS encoding MATE family efflux transporter produces the protein MSNSEEVVDPTSYKAIWNLAWPQIVMMMFHFLIGFVDVWVAGQIDSSVQAALGMISQTFLFFLVVAIAIGNGCVAAISQSIGAGLHRRAARYIGLVLLVGLACGLLVSASGLSFRHAFLGILQTPDEIYPIALYFLKIYLVLLPIYYVFVITNSIFRAKMMVFVPMRAIALVATVNTIADLGFGLGWFGFPEFGYKGVAWATLLSVTGGTIYNLSVLRRKEILARSSFAPWRWARLALPYLVKVAAPAGGTQVLWHTGYIVLFAIVASLPFDAVNALAGLAAGMRIESLLFLPAFAFNMTASILVGHFLGAGNKVEAKRAGLRILGTACGLMSIVAVAFWPFIDPMARFLAPEADVTIQAAVYLKYNIVSIPFTVASMTLGGIMTGAGATIYNFWIYSSASWLVRLPVAYVLGHLVLQDAEGVYIAMLISQVFQSTIMFYIFMYRDWYRFSMIKRKKNTTAQAA, from the coding sequence ATGAGTAATTCAGAAGAAGTAGTAGATCCAACGTCATATAAAGCCATCTGGAATCTTGCCTGGCCGCAGATTGTCATGATGATGTTTCATTTTTTGATAGGCTTTGTAGACGTATGGGTAGCAGGACAGATTGATTCAAGTGTTCAGGCTGCGTTGGGAATGATTTCCCAGACCTTTCTGTTCTTTCTTGTTGTCGCTATTGCTATTGGTAACGGCTGTGTAGCTGCCATTAGCCAATCAATTGGGGCAGGGCTGCACCGAAGAGCTGCGCGGTATATCGGACTTGTATTGCTAGTAGGGCTTGCGTGCGGGCTTCTTGTTTCAGCATCAGGGTTAAGCTTTAGGCATGCCTTTTTAGGGATATTACAGACGCCGGATGAAATTTATCCCATCGCTCTGTATTTCTTGAAAATTTATCTTGTACTGTTGCCTATATATTATGTGTTTGTCATTACGAACTCAATATTCAGGGCAAAGATGATGGTGTTTGTACCAATGCGCGCTATTGCTTTGGTCGCGACTGTAAATACCATTGCAGACTTAGGGTTCGGTCTTGGGTGGTTCGGCTTTCCAGAATTTGGCTACAAGGGTGTAGCGTGGGCAACGTTGCTTTCTGTCACCGGTGGTACAATTTATAATCTTAGCGTGCTTCGTAGAAAGGAGATACTTGCCCGATCTTCTTTTGCACCGTGGCGCTGGGCACGCCTTGCCTTGCCGTATCTTGTTAAAGTTGCGGCTCCAGCTGGTGGTACTCAAGTGCTTTGGCACACTGGATATATTGTTCTTTTTGCGATTGTCGCATCGCTGCCGTTTGATGCCGTTAATGCTCTGGCAGGGCTTGCGGCAGGCATGCGCATTGAGTCCTTACTGTTTCTACCGGCATTTGCATTTAATATGACAGCAAGCATTCTTGTCGGGCATTTTCTGGGAGCAGGGAACAAGGTAGAAGCAAAGCGGGCTGGGCTGCGTATTTTAGGGACAGCCTGCGGCTTGATGTCGATAGTCGCTGTCGCCTTCTGGCCGTTTATTGACCCGATGGCTAGATTTCTTGCACCGGAAGCTGATGTAACGATTCAGGCTGCGGTGTATTTGAAGTATAATATTGTTTCTATTCCGTTTACCGTTGCCAGTATGACCCTTGGCGGGATTATGACTGGCGCCGGTGCAACTATATATAACTTTTGGATTTATAGCAGTGCGTCGTGGCTGGTGCGTTTGCCTGTAGCATATGTCCTTGGACATCTTGTGTTGCAAGATGCCGAGGGCGTGTACATTGCTATGCTTATATCGCAAGTGTTCCAGTCTACAATCATGTTTTATATTTTCATGTATCGCGACTGGTATCGCTTCAGCATGATTAAACGCAAAAAAAATACGACTGCTCAGGCTGCATAG
- a CDS encoding biotin--[acetyl-CoA-carboxylase] ligase produces MALKGDAVRKKIVELLQNNTEGYTSGEDVSHVFSISRAAVSKHVKVLRDQGHEIESVTGKGYRLLRKAEKLTEVIVQQGLETRIFGQRGMHYMASVGSTNLEAMQLAFANAPEGTVVVADEQTGGRGRQGRTWHSPAGCGLYVSVVLRPDIAPNEAPIITLLTNVVTAEAVHSVTGIVPVCKWPNDVLIDGCKVAGNLTEIFLSGDSVGHVISGAGINVRPLPEKLVPDLRTVPCSLDEVAGKELSRVALLQAYLTQYEYWYLLTKEQGFAPLLARWKALTDVVGKELTVQVRGETYKGIVTDVSTDGMLVLQSEGGVEHRLFSGDIL; encoded by the coding sequence ATGGCGTTAAAAGGTGATGCGGTTCGCAAAAAAATTGTCGAACTGCTGCAAAATAATACAGAAGGGTACACATCCGGCGAGGATGTAAGCCATGTGTTTTCTATTTCGCGTGCTGCGGTTTCAAAGCATGTTAAAGTGCTGCGCGATCAGGGACATGAGATAGAGTCGGTTACGGGGAAAGGCTATCGCCTATTGCGGAAAGCTGAAAAGCTAACAGAAGTAATTGTGCAGCAGGGGCTGGAGACTCGTATTTTCGGACAGCGCGGGATGCACTACATGGCAAGCGTTGGTTCAACCAACTTAGAAGCCATGCAGCTTGCTTTTGCCAATGCACCGGAAGGAACCGTAGTTGTTGCTGATGAGCAGACAGGCGGGCGCGGAAGGCAGGGACGTACATGGCATTCGCCTGCCGGATGCGGGTTGTATGTGTCGGTAGTACTGCGACCGGATATTGCGCCTAATGAAGCGCCGATTATTACTCTGCTGACTAATGTTGTCACTGCGGAAGCTGTGCATAGCGTTACTGGAATCGTTCCTGTTTGCAAATGGCCTAACGATGTGTTGATTGATGGCTGTAAAGTTGCTGGAAACCTGACAGAAATATTTCTTTCCGGCGACAGTGTGGGACACGTGATTTCAGGCGCGGGTATCAATGTGCGCCCACTCCCTGAGAAGCTTGTGCCGGATTTACGCACTGTCCCGTGCTCTCTTGACGAAGTTGCTGGTAAAGAGCTTTCCCGCGTTGCGTTATTACAGGCATATTTAACACAGTACGAATACTGGTATCTTCTTACAAAAGAGCAGGGGTTTGCACCACTTCTTGCCCGCTGGAAGGCACTTACGGATGTTGTCGGTAAGGAACTTACAGTGCAGGTTCGCGGAGAAACATACAAAGGGATTGTTACGGATGTCTCCACGGATGGAATGCTTGTGCTGCAAAGTGAAGGCGGAGTAGAGCATCGCTTGTTCTCAGGTGACATTTTATAA
- a CDS encoding phosphatidylglycerol lysyltransferase domain-containing protein, whose amino-acid sequence MEELIFEPITLDRKDEYMERLAQSKTKSSDFSFTNIWGWADEYGLEWAWTKNLVWIRQSTTVGSEIPVVRYWAPIGNWENVDWTQCPYMKQARTFHRVPERLLEIWNEKLGGRVRAEEDRGQWDYIYDVQELSELRGKKFHKKKNLVNQFKKLYTYTYEPMTADCVEAVLEMQEEWCMWRECEDSQSLLAENDAIRRVLEQWDEIPSLLGGSIQIDGKVIAYTVAEAINGDTVVIHFEKGKTDYKGVYQAINNFFMKEEGSRFTFVNREQDLDDEGLRKAKMSYNPVAFAKKFIVELAEG is encoded by the coding sequence ATGGAAGAACTGATTTTCGAACCTATTACGTTAGATCGTAAAGACGAATATATGGAACGTCTGGCTCAGAGCAAAACGAAGTCATCTGATTTTAGTTTTACGAATATTTGGGGCTGGGCAGATGAATATGGTCTCGAATGGGCATGGACAAAAAATTTAGTCTGGATTCGCCAGTCCACTACGGTTGGTTCCGAAATTCCAGTGGTTCGCTACTGGGCACCTATCGGTAATTGGGAAAATGTAGATTGGACACAGTGCCCGTATATGAAACAGGCTCGCACATTCCATCGTGTGCCAGAACGGTTACTTGAAATTTGGAATGAAAAACTTGGCGGTCGCGTTCGTGCTGAAGAAGATCGCGGGCAGTGGGACTATATCTACGATGTTCAAGAATTGAGCGAACTGCGGGGTAAAAAATTCCATAAAAAGAAAAACCTCGTTAACCAGTTCAAGAAGCTCTACACGTATACCTATGAGCCTATGACTGCTGACTGCGTAGAAGCTGTGCTTGAAATGCAGGAAGAATGGTGCATGTGGCGCGAATGCGAAGATTCTCAATCATTACTCGCCGAAAATGACGCAATCCGCCGCGTATTGGAACAGTGGGATGAAATACCTTCCCTTTTAGGTGGCTCGATTCAGATTGACGGTAAGGTTATTGCGTATACTGTTGCTGAAGCGATCAACGGTGACACGGTTGTGATCCATTTTGAAAAAGGAAAAACGGACTACAAAGGTGTCTATCAGGCTATCAACAATTTCTTCATGAAAGAAGAAGGTTCTCGCTTTACCTTCGTCAACCGTGAGCAGGACTTGGATGATGAGGGGCTGCGTAAAGCAAAGATGAGCTATAATCCTGTTGCATTTGCGAAAAAATTTATCGTTGAACTTGCTGAGGGGTAA